Proteins encoded by one window of Methanobrevibacter oralis:
- a CDS encoding Mur ligase family protein produces the protein MNESDFDKNTIFGVIGVCGANNNLIARILCERGFKVIGTDLSQKKDCKFANALNAYDIDVFYGKTPNAFFNKADYIIPPASLPKDSDIFKRINKPILELNDIIEIFKPNKAVFGITGTNGKTTSTTLLKKIAFDNGIVPCEHNLDGMQGNAEFIPILQSRLNADVGILEVGTFGVPGTVGRIVKSSDMCGGLITNITPDHLNDLGSFMDYANVKGEFISELNNRKLIVNGNDPTIIGLLRELNYQGELITFGVDELPDSLGIKECVCGEDIAVKEIISGCGYYYCQCGITTPQFDYVATNVDLTNRTFDLYTPSEKLTVKMGIDGLHNVYNITGVIIAAHEFLKLPFDKILKSVATFTGVKGRMEKVAKINSKNIFIDYAHNPAGVQTVLGEFKKLFGDFTTVITVSSESGLEGDLEIFNSVVKFSKFIVPASSASQKIASEKLKENPKLNDKIFLNHISEFEKKGTLGASENNVRDGIKKALNLDCDMIVAIGEAAIKFKNVIYEL, from the coding sequence ATGAATGAGTCTGATTTTGATAAAAACACTATTTTTGGTGTAATTGGTGTTTGTGGAGCAAATAATAATCTAATAGCTAGAATACTTTGTGAAAGAGGTTTCAAAGTTATTGGAACCGATTTGTCTCAAAAAAAAGATTGTAAGTTTGCAAATGCTTTAAATGCATATGATATAGATGTTTTTTATGGTAAAACACCAAATGCATTTTTCAATAAGGCAGATTATATTATTCCACCAGCAAGTTTACCTAAGGATTCTGATATTTTTAAAAGAATAAATAAACCAATTTTAGAATTAAATGACATAATTGAAATATTTAAACCAAACAAAGCAGTTTTTGGAATAACTGGTACTAATGGTAAAACAACATCAACAACATTGCTTAAAAAAATAGCTTTTGATAATGGTATTGTTCCTTGTGAACATAATTTAGATGGAATGCAAGGTAATGCAGAATTTATCCCGATTTTGCAATCAAGATTAAATGCGGATGTGGGAATTTTGGAAGTTGGAACATTCGGAGTACCTGGCACAGTTGGCAGAATAGTAAAAAGTTCTGACATGTGCGGTGGTTTGATTACCAATATTACTCCAGATCATTTAAATGACCTGGGAAGTTTTATGGATTATGCAAATGTAAAAGGAGAATTTATATCTGAATTAAATAATCGTAAATTAATAGTAAATGGAAATGATCCAACAATAATTGGACTTTTAAGAGAATTAAATTATCAAGGAGAACTTATTACATTTGGAGTTGATGAACTTCCAGATTCTCTAGGAATTAAAGAATGTGTTTGTGGAGAAGATATTGCCGTTAAAGAAATTATTTCCGGTTGTGGATATTACTACTGCCAATGTGGAATTACAACTCCTCAATTTGATTATGTTGCAACAAATGTTGATTTAACAAACAGGACTTTTGATTTATACACTCCAAGTGAAAAACTAACAGTAAAAATGGGAATCGATGGACTTCACAATGTATATAATATTACTGGAGTTATTATAGCTGCTCATGAATTCTTAAAGTTACCTTTTGATAAAATTTTAAAATCAGTTGCAACTTTCACAGGTGTTAAAGGCAGAATGGAAAAAGTAGCAAAAATAAATTCAAAAAACATTTTCATAGATTATGCTCACAATCCTGCAGGAGTCCAAACAGTTTTAGGGGAATTTAAAAAATTATTCGGGGACTTTACAACAGTTATTACAGTTTCTTCTGAATCAGGTCTTGAAGGAGATTTAGAGATTTTTAATAGTGTAGTTAAATTTTCAAAATTTATTGTTCCAGCATCATCTGCTTCTCAAAAAATTGCAAGTGAAAAATTAAAAGAAAACCCAAAATTAAACGATAAAATATTTTTAAATCATATAAGCGAATTTGAAAAAAAAGGAACTCTTGGAGCTAGCGAAAATAATGTGCGGGATGGAATAAAAAAAGCTTTAAATTTAGATTGTGACATGATTGTAGCTATTGGAGAGGCAGCTATTAAGTTTAAAAATGTTATTTATGAGTTATAA
- a CDS encoding Ig-like domain-containing protein: MGGIKIKLNKIAILSLLMMLLCFIGTASATEDINDTVVAESTLDDNSVSIDNVDDSNDDIQTIKNLDDDLASENSKISSTSGTPTTAYDWNTLKNKCEAPTSQYITLTGTTYTIGEVIKFKNSATIVGSNVSYITGGSTSKTPFLNINPALTLHFINVKFLNVNANNLLQLDGTVYLENCTFNNIQTATGRNSVIYNTNNLMYISGCNITNCNTGYGAVSNYVFGSTTSVVMYVDDCNFVNNSASVEPGAINNCGILYVNNTLFDGNHANWWAGAIHTHTNAQTEIQNSIFKRNTAGWNGGALYTYSKLKIYNSTFENNNCTTNNGGGAIGAYNYGSEYNITIDSCRFNYNKNLCEAYTNISTTSLGRGGAISVLNGGYLTVCNSNFTGNYARIGQAIAAATYTYENGTGGNPHIKICHNLFVNHTATGIDTVVITGNDYCFCNNVFINSYQATPYNETCICNSPKSSVKSLLRMSNDNVLTEWHNIIYVNASSPNDPESVDGQSWENAYGGKDSLLRAFRDILNNGVIYVADGEYTAEDYNYFPLECSRNITVIGLGSKVILKLPLESGAAGVTNVIHKLVNLTIAAGTSIDTGININSTFINCTFTAPMRFGNETKYYSTTMDPRMFLEYGYAKTNSMTFNNCIFKDIDANNVVNLYKYYAVNLNNCIFENITADSLVYREGTGYFEDDGIYFKNCTFTNSKFNGVVDSAANFDDAIAIEDCTYDSAVAIGTTEINGHFYVNATKLKVTAVDTNLTVKIADITYGNGFTIDVTLLNNVSGNVTVNINNKNYSITVVNGSGSLKVSDILDASNYIAVANFVGDNVTTYSSTANTTFTVAKATPTITISGGSKIYNVAKTLTITLANPISGTVSVIIGSQKVNVKVTNGKGTVSVNNLKPGNYNVKVIFASTSNYNETFKTAKLTVKKATPKMNAKKVTFKAKKKTKKYSIVLKTNENKALSKVKVTIKLGKKTYSAKTNSKGQATFKLTKLTKKGSYKATVKFAGNAYYQALSKKVTIKVKK; encoded by the coding sequence ATGGGAGGAATAAAAATTAAATTAAATAAGATAGCAATATTATCATTACTCATGATGCTACTCTGTTTTATTGGAACAGCAAGTGCTACGGAAGATATTAATGATACAGTAGTTGCAGAATCAACACTTGATGATAATTCTGTATCTATTGATAATGTTGATGATTCAAATGATGATATTCAAACTATAAAAAATTTAGATGATGATTTAGCTTCAGAAAACTCTAAAATATCATCTACTAGTGGAACACCCACTACTGCATATGATTGGAATACATTGAAAAATAAATGTGAAGCCCCAACTAGTCAATATATTACTTTAACTGGAACTACTTATACCATTGGCGAAGTAATAAAGTTCAAAAATAGTGCTACCATCGTTGGTAGTAATGTCAGTTATATTACTGGAGGTTCTACTTCTAAAACACCGTTTTTAAACATTAATCCTGCATTAACCTTACATTTTATTAATGTTAAATTTTTAAATGTTAATGCTAACAATTTATTACAACTTGATGGTACAGTTTATTTAGAAAATTGTACTTTTAATAATATTCAAACTGCAACAGGACGTAATTCAGTTATATATAATACTAATAATTTGATGTATATTTCTGGATGCAATATTACTAATTGTAATACTGGTTATGGTGCAGTTTCTAATTATGTTTTTGGAAGTACTACAAGTGTTGTAATGTATGTTGATGATTGTAATTTTGTTAATAATAGTGCCAGTGTTGAACCTGGTGCAATTAATAATTGTGGAATTTTATATGTAAATAATACTCTGTTTGACGGCAACCATGCTAATTGGTGGGCTGGAGCAATACATACTCATACAAATGCTCAAACTGAAATTCAAAATTCTATTTTTAAAAGAAATACAGCTGGATGGAATGGTGGAGCATTATACACCTACAGTAAATTAAAAATATATAATTCTACTTTTGAAAATAACAACTGTACTACCAATAATGGTGGTGGAGCAATCGGAGCATACAACTATGGCTCTGAATACAATATAACCATAGATTCCTGTAGATTTAACTATAACAAAAACCTATGTGAGGCTTACACCAACATTTCAACTACTTCTCTTGGTCGCGGAGGAGCCATCTCTGTATTGAATGGAGGTTACTTAACCGTATGTAATTCTAATTTCACTGGAAACTATGCAAGAATAGGCCAAGCAATTGCTGCTGCAACTTATACATATGAAAATGGTACTGGTGGAAATCCCCATATTAAAATTTGTCATAACCTATTTGTCAATCACACCGCAACTGGAATTGATACTGTTGTAATTACTGGTAATGATTACTGTTTCTGTAATAATGTATTTATCAACAGTTATCAAGCCACCCCATATAATGAAACTTGCATATGTAATTCTCCTAAATCTTCTGTAAAATCTTTATTAAGAATGTCAAATGATAATGTTTTAACAGAGTGGCACAATATTATTTATGTTAATGCTTCATCTCCTAATGATCCAGAATCTGTTGATGGTCAAAGTTGGGAAAATGCATATGGAGGAAAAGATTCACTTCTTAGAGCTTTCCGGGATATTCTAAATAATGGAGTAATTTATGTAGCAGATGGAGAATATACTGCAGAGGACTACAATTATTTTCCTCTAGAGTGTAGCAGAAATATTACTGTAATTGGTCTAGGTAGCAAAGTTATACTTAAATTACCTCTTGAATCAGGTGCTGCTGGTGTAACAAATGTTATTCATAAACTTGTTAATTTAACAATAGCTGCAGGTACAAGTATTGATACAGGTATAAATATTAATTCTACTTTTATTAATTGTACATTTACTGCACCTATGAGATTCGGTAATGAGACAAAGTATTATAGTACTACTATGGATCCGAGAATGTTTTTGGAATATGGATATGCAAAAACAAATTCAATGACCTTTAACAATTGTATTTTTAAAGATATTGATGCAAATAATGTAGTTAATTTATATAAATACTATGCTGTAAATCTTAATAATTGTATTTTTGAGAATATTACTGCTGATTCTTTAGTTTACCGTGAGGGTACTGGTTATTTTGAAGATGATGGCATTTACTTTAAAAATTGTACTTTCACTAATTCTAAATTTAATGGTGTAGTTGATTCTGCTGCTAATTTTGATGATGCTATTGCTATTGAAGATTGTACATATGACAGTGCTGTTGCTATAGGCACTACTGAAATTAATGGTCATTTTTATGTTAATGCTACTAAACTTAAAGTTACTGCTGTTGACACTAATTTAACAGTTAAAATTGCAGACATTACTTATGGTAACGGATTTACTATTGATGTTACTTTATTAAATAATGTTTCGGGTAATGTTACTGTAAATATTAATAATAAAAATTATAGTATAACCGTTGTTAATGGCAGTGGATCTTTAAAAGTTAGTGATATTTTAGATGCCAGCAATTATATTGCTGTAGCTAACTTTGTTGGCGATAATGTTACTACTTACTCAAGTACTGCTAATACTACTTTTACTGTAGCTAAAGCTACTCCTACCATCACTATTTCAGGTGGTTCTAAAATTTATAATGTAGCTAAAACTTTAACTATAACCTTAGCTAACCCAATATCAGGTACTGTTAGTGTTATTATTGGATCTCAAAAAGTTAATGTTAAAGTTACTAATGGTAAAGGTACAGTTAGTGTTAATAATTTAAAACCAGGTAACTACAATGTTAAAGTTATATTTGCATCAACTTCCAATTATAATGAAACTTTTAAAACTGCAAAATTAACTGTTAAAAAAGCAACTCCTAAAATGAATGCTAAAAAAGTAACCTTTAAAGCTAAAAAGAAAACTAAAAAATACTCTATTGTATTAAAAACCAACGAAAACAAAGCTTTAAGTAAAGTTAAAGTTACTATAAAATTAGGTAAAAAAACATATTCTGCTAAAACAAACAGTAAAGGTCAAGCTACTTTCAAATTAACTAAATTAACTAAAAAAGGTTCTTACAAAGCTACTGTTAAATTTGCAGGTAATGCATACTACCAAGCATTAAGTAAAAAAGTAACTATAAAAGTTAAAAAATAA